The Edaphobacter flagellatus sequence CGAGATCGCGCGAGACGGCGCGCAGCTCTTCAAGCGTTTTGGGTTGAAAGTCGAAGATCATAAAGCGGCGGGCTTTCCGCATCTCTGCTTCGCGCCGCATCTCATAAAGTTTCAGGATCAGTTCACCATCTGCTGCTGTTGCCACTCGCTCTCCTTCAGGCTACGCTCTCGACCACGGGCCGAGTCTTTTCAGGGTCCGGGCGGGTGAGCGGCTCGGTTGTTTTGGGAGCCGGCCCCGCCACCTTCTTCTTATACGTGCATGGAGGAGTCGTCGGCGCGGCCTCCACTTCGCCCTTCTTCTTCCGCTTCTTCGGCAGGTCCTCGTGGTTGTTAGGGCAGACCCAGAAAGTGCCCTTGTCGTTGACCACTTCAAGCAGATATGCGCTCTCGCACTTGGGGCAGGTCTCGTCGATCAGTTTCTGATTCGAAGCGAAGTCACACTTCGGATAGTTGACGCAGCCGTAGAACGTGTCTCCGCGCTTGGTTTTGCGGACGGCGATATCGCCACCATCCTTCGGGCACTTGGCCTCGAGCAGCTCCTGCTTGATGTACTTGCACTTGGGATAGCCGCTGCAGCTGATGAACTCGCCGTACTGGCCGTTGCGCAGCAAGAGCGGCTTGCCGCACTTGGGGCATGCTTCCTCAAGCTGCACCGGCGGCTTCTGCTGCACCTTCTGGTTGAGCTTGCGGATGGTCTTGCACGGCGGGTCTTCGTTGTAGCCGGGACAGGCCATGAACGGACCCCATGGCCCGTTACGCAGCACCATCGTGCGACCGCAGTTGTCGCAGGCTTCTTCTTCAGGAGCATCATCGGCTCCGGGAGCGCTCAGGTCAGGCTTGGCGGCGAAGTTCTCCTTGGTGAAGTCGCAGCTGAAGGTTTCGACGGTGACCTTCTTGCCCTTCTGCTGCGCCTCTTCGATCGCGGCCGTGAGAGCCTTGGCGTCGGCGGCCTCGGCGGTGAAGTCGGTTACGTCGCCGGTCAGCGCCTTCACGGTCATGGGGAAGGTGAACGCAGAGGTGATCTTCTTCAGGATGGCCTTCTGATCCTTCTTCCAGCGTCCGCCAGCGACGGTCATCGGCTTGGTCTTGGAGAAGTTCGAACAGGAATAGAAGCTGCCGAACTTGCCCCATTTCAGAATCAGCGGGCTTCCGCACTTGTCGCAGACTTCCTTCGTCGGCTCTTCCATCCGCTTGATGTCTTCCATGTGCTTCTCGGCGACCTTGAGCTCTTTCTCAAAATGGTCGTAGAAGCCGTTCAGCAGATCAGTCCAGCGCTCCTGTCCATCTTCCACGGCGTCGAGCTCGCCTTCGAGCGTGGCCGTGTACTGCGTGTCGAAGATGTAGGGGAAGTTTTTCACCAGCAGCTTCGTGACGACGATGCCAATCTCCGTCGGCACAAAGCGGCCCGCAATCTTCTTGACGTAGTCGCGGTCCTGGATGGTGTTGATGATCGACGCGTAGGTCGAAGGACGTCCAATTCCCTTCTCTTCGAGCGTTTTCACCAGGCTGGCCTCGTTGTAACGTGGAGGCGGCTGGGTGAACTTCTGCTGCGTATCGAGCTTTTCGAGCTTGAGGGCTTCGCCTGCTGCGAGCTCAGGCAGCCTGCTCTCGCCTTCGGCATCGTCGTCGTTCTCGGCATCGACACCAGTCTGCGGAGCGAGCTTCGCTTCTTCGCGCGCTGCCTTTTCTTTCGCAGCAGCACGGGCGCGCTTCTCTTCCTCTTCGAATTTCAGGTGGCCTTCAAACTTGAGCACGCTGCCGCTCACGCGGAAGTCATAGGTCAGTTTCGCCTTCGCCTCGATGTCGACCGTCGTCTGATCGAAGATCGCAGGCGTCATCTGACTGGAGACGAAGCGCTGCCAGATCAGCTTGTACAGCCGGTACTGCTCGTCCGAAAGATACTTGCGGATCGAGTCGGGTGTGAACTTGACCGACGTGGGACGAATCGCTTCGTGCGCGTCCTGAGCCTGCACCTGCTTCTTGCCGGCATATTCATTCGGCTTTGCCGGAAGATAGGCGCTGCCGAGCTTGCCGATGTACTCGCGCGCCTCGGCAATCGCATCGGGGCTGACGCGGGTGGAGTCGGTACGCATGTAGGTGATGAGTCCGACCGTGCCTTCGGCACCGATCTCGACACCTTCATATAGACGCTGAGCCACGCCCATCGTACGGCGCACGTTGAAGCCGAGACGGCCCGCAGCGTCCTGCTGCAGCTTGCTGGTTGTATAAGGAGCCTTCGGATTATTGCGGCGCTCTTTCTTCTCAACCGAGCGTACACGCCATGTTGCTTTGTTCAGCTCGCTGACGACTTCTTCGACGGCTTCACCATCGGGTAAAGCGTTGGCGATGAACTGCTCTTTGCCGTCCTCGCCTGTTCCATTGGCTACACGCGATGGAACGCCGTTGACACCGACAAAGCGCGCGGTGAATCCCTGTTTGCCTCCGCCGGGCAGAAGATCGGCATCAATGGTCCAGTACTCAACCGGCTTGAAGTCGTTGATCTCCTGCTCGCGCTCGACGATCAGGCGCAGTGCAACGGTCTGGACGCGACCGGCACTGAGTCCGCGGCGCACCTTGTCCCACAACAACGGCGATATCTGGTAGCCCACCAGACGGTCGAGCACACGGCGTGTCTGCTGCGCATCGACCAGATTCTCATCGACGTCGCGAGCATGCAGGAAGGCCGCATTCACCGCCTTCTTCGTAATCTCATTAAAAGTGACGCGGCGCACCTTCGATTTGTCCTTAACGACAGGAAGGAGCTGCATGGAGAGATGCGCGGCGATAGCCTCGCCTTCGCGGTCCGGGTCAGGCGCCAGATAAACAGCATCGGCCTTCGCCGCCAGCTTCTTCAGGCGGTCGACGACCTTCTCCTTACCAGGAGAGACGATCAGCGTCGGCTGAAACGTGCGAGGCTTCAGCTCTACGCCGATGTCGTTTTTGGGCAGGTCCATGATGTGGCCGATTGAGGCCTCCACCGTGTAGTCGCTGCCGAGATATTTTCCGATCGTCTTCGCCTTCGCGGGCGACTCCACGATCACAAGTGACTTAGCCATCGGGTCCCTTCACTTCCAACAAAGAACGATTCGCGCAGACGAAACGTTCCATTCTTTCTCATGTTCTGACGATTCCCTTGCGAACCTAACACGGTTTCGTCGGGTACGTCATCTCTTCACGTTGTGCAACTGACGAACCGAGTGCGAAAACGTTACCACTATTAATTAGTTAACACGCCACATCGTACGACCTCTGTCCTTATGCCAAGTCAAAGGACAGACGGCACTTAGACTTCTCGAGCGAGTATTTTTCCACCGGCTGCCATCCATACCGCCGATACGTCTCAAAGTGTCCGGACGTAATTTTTTCCGGGAAGCTGCTTCACCCGTCCTGCCAGCTCCAGTTCAAACAGCGCCGTGAAGATCTCCGCCGATCCAAGCTCTCCTTCCAGCCCCTCGATCAACTCATCCAGTTGCGTCGCTTCGTCCGGTCGTAGCCGTTCCAAAACGACCCGTTCCTGCCCGGAGAGCTCGATTGCGTTAAATAAGGATGCAGCATTTTGTGAATTCGATTCATCGGCGCCCGTAACTCCCAGCTCCTCTTCCAGTTGCAGACGCGCGGAGGTGGGCAGGTCCTCCCAGACGTCCTCCCAGGTGGCCGTGAGCCTGGCTCCTTGCTTGATGAGTGTGTTCGGCCCCCAGGCATTCTTGTTCGTCACGTTGCCGGGAAGCGCGTAGACGTCGCGGTTCTGCTCCATCGCCAGCCGTGCGGTGATGCGTGTGCCGCTGTGTTCCGCTGCTTCGATGACGAGCACGCCGATGCTGAGGCCGCTGAGGATGCGATTGCGCACGGGAAAGTTCTGCGGCGCGGGAAAGGTGCCCAGTGGGTACTCGCTGACGATGGCGCCACCGCTTTCGACGATCTGCTCGGCCAGCCGTTTGTTCTCCTTCGGGTAGATGACGTCGATCCCTGTGCCCCAGACGGCGACAGTATTTCCCTTCGCTGCCAGTGCTCCCTTGTGTGCGGCGGTATCGACGCCGCGGGCCATGCCACTGAAGATCGTCAGCCTGCGCGCCGCCAGATCGCGCGACAGCATCTCGGCCATGCCCGCACCGTAGGTTGACGGATGCCGCGTGCCCACGACGGCGATGCCGGGACGCGAGAGCGATGCCACGTTGCCGCGAATCCACAATACGGCAGGCGGATCGTAGATCTCTTTCAGACGCTCGGGGTATGCGTCGTCGTTCGGCGTCAGGATGCTGCCGCCGGCCTCGGCGACACGTTGCCACTCGCTCTCGGCAGCCGCGCGCGCCTTGCGGTCGAAGATGAACTGCGCGGAGTGGGCAGGCATTCCCAGACCTTCAAGGTCGGTCAGCGAGGCCTCGAACAGACGCTCCGGCTCGGCGAGGCGCTGCATCACTTTCCACGCCCGAGTCGCTCCAATGCCTGGGGTCAGGATCAACCCCAGCCACGCTAACTTTGCCGTCTCACTTTGCCCCACCGTAGCCGTACTGCTCTGCTGGCCCAACTCCATCCAAACTCCTCCGCCATCTTCTCTAAGTCTGCGACCGCGCCACCTGGATCAACCCGCGAATATATCCATAACAGAAGGCGAACGATTGCAGTCCCTCTGGATCATTGGGTGCCTGCGGGACGTGGTCTGGCATCAGCATATAAGGATAGCCAACCTCCTTATAGACCTGAACCGCCTTCCACATATCGACATCGCCCTCATCCGGATAGACCTCGACAAAGTCATCCCGATGCCCGCGGATGTTGCGGAAGTGCACGTTGAAAATCTTCTTCCGCGTACCGAAGTACCGGATCACGTCATAAATCTCCTTGCCGGGATCGGCGAGCATCTCCGAGACGGTTCCCTGGCAGAAGTTCAGCCCGTGGTATTCGCTTTCGCGGATGGAGATGAATCGTTTCAGCCCGTCCACCGTGCCGAGCACGCGATCGACGCCCTGATAGCCCTCCGGCGGAACGCCTGGATCGTGCGGATGGCAGGCCATGCGAATCTTGTACTCGTTCGCAACGGGAATGACACGGTCGAGGAAGTAGGTGATTCTCTCCCAAAAAGCGTCTGCGTCGACGTGACCGGCCTTCGTCAGTGGAGTCTTCGGATGCGCGTCCTTCAGCTTCCACTGGCTGTAGGTCGCGTCCCCGCGGCCTGGTACGCGGCCCGTTCGCAGCACACCGAGGATGCTCATGTTGTATTTGATCGAAGGCAGACCAACGCGCGCGCAGTTGCGGATCAGCGTCTGGAACTGCTCGATGTCGCGGTCGCGCTCGGGACTCTGCGCCAGCATGATGGCGGGATGCTTTTCGTTGTCGATGTAGGTCGACTCCAGCGCCGGTGGTCCTACGCACATCACGGTCACGCCGTTCTTCTCGGCCAGCTCGCGCATCCGGCTCAACTCATCGACAGTCGAGTAGATACGTCCCTCGGCGGTCTCCGGATAGCCGCAGATATGCTTTACGCCATACCGCACCAGATACTTCAGGTGTGCGTCCGTTGTCGGGTGGGACTGACAGCCCAGCTTCAGCAGCACGCGCTTCGATGCGGCTTCGCCTTGCGAAGAAGTTTGTGCGAAGGCACTCTGCGAGGCCGTCTCGCCTGCACCGAGAGCAAACGCTGCCGCTGCGGTCGTACCAGAAAGAAATCGTCTGCGATCCATAGCCCACCACTATCGCCGATCAGAGACAAAATATCCATCACGAATCCGCGTCTGCAGCAGCTTCTTCATCGCAACGCTTGCAATCAAGTTCCACGCCGAGACGCGAAGCACGCCCCTGCTCCGTCGTCACCCACTCACGCACCGTCCACGGAGGATCGTGGCGCACATGCTGGCCATGCCCACACGCCAGGCGGGCGACCCAGTGGTTCTGCTCGTCCTTTTCGAAGCCGATGATCGCCCGCTTCATCTTGCCCTCTTCCCGTCATCTTCTACACTAGATCTTTGCGCACCTTCTCACATCCCGTCCACGTTGCGGCGATCAACTTTTTGAATCCTGCGCCGCTTATGTGGGACTTCGAGCATCCTCCTCTGGCGGCGAAGCTCGCGGAACGCTATCAGCTTCACTACACCCTGCCCTCGCTTTGTGCCGATGAGCTGCTTGCGGGCCGCGCCGATCTTGGCCTTATCCCCATTGCATCGCTTACGCCTTCGCTGGCCATCGTGCCCGGTTGCACGATTGCATCGCTCGGCCATGTCCGCTCCATTCAGCTCATCGTGAAAGCCCCGCTCACACTGGAGCAGGTGCGCACCGTCGCAGCGGACAATGCCTCGCGAAGCTCACGTGCGTATGCCGAGATCCTCTTCCGCAGATTTCTCCGGACATCGCCCGCGTTCCTCACGCAACCTGCCGACCCGGTTACGATGCTTCGCAATGCCGATGCGGCACTGCTGATCGGCGATCCTGCGCTGCTGGCTCTTGAGTCGCGCAGCCAGATTGAGGCCGCTGTAGGGCCATGCCAGTGGTTTGACCTTGCCAACGAGTGGCGCACACGGACCGGCCTGCCCTGGGTGGCCGCCGTCTGGGCTGTTCGTCCAGAGTCGCTCGCGCAGAGTCACGTTACCGCTTCTACATTGATCGACGACCTCATCCGTTCCCGCGACCACGGACTTGCCCATACCGACGACCTGGTCGCCGAATGGGTACCGCGTATCGCGTTGCCGGCTGAGACGATTCACCACTACCTCACCGCCAACATTCACTACACGCTGACGCCGGAATGCATCCGCACCATTGAGGTCTTTCGTGAATATGCGGCTGGCGAGGGCATCCTTCCGTCTCTGCCCTCATTGCATTTTGTGTAAATTCAATACCCGCCTGCATTTTTCGTACCCCGCACCGCGACTTCATCGGCGTTTCGTGCGTCATAACCGGTATGATCTCGACCGTCACCTCACTGGGAGCCGATACCGCAGGTACCGCGATTGAGATTGTTGCTCCGCGCTATCCGCGCTCGCCGCTGCTGCACTTCCTCTTCAGCTTCGGACTCTTCGGGCTCTTCTTCGTCGCACTGGTCGACTCGTCGTTCGTGCCTCTGCCGATCCCAGGGCTCACCGACATCATGCTCATCCTGATGGCCGCGCGGCATACCAACCCCTTCCTGCTTGTTGCGATCGCATCGGTAGGGGGAGCCATCGGCGGTTTGGTCAGCTATCGCGTCGGCCGCTCCGGCGGTATGGCATTGCTGGAGCGCCGCGTTCCGCCACGCATCTTCAACCTTGTATGCGAGTGGATGGAGCGCCACGCCATCCTCTCCATTGCGCTTCCGGCGCTTCTGCCGCCGCCGGTTCCGCTCACGCCGTTTGTGCTGGCTGCAGGAGCATTGAAGCTGCCGCGGAAGAAGTTCCTTATCGCCTTCATCACCAGCAGGACGGCACGCTATGCCATCGATGTCCTCCTCGGCCTGCATTATGGGCGTCACATTTTGCGAGGGTGGAACCACCTTTCGGCCAAGTACTCTACACCGATCCTCGTCGTCCTCTGGACAGCGATCGGCTTAAGCTGTGGCTTCGCTGTGTGGAAGCTGTACAAGGCGTCGAAGAGTGTCTCACCACAGAGCTTCGTACCTCCCACCAAATCGGTGGTGTAAGCCCTACGCTACCGCAGGGCTTTTCGGACGCGGCGCGAATTTCCGTTTATAGTAAGCCGTCGTGATGATGATCGCAGGAATGCCGATCATCACTGGCCACAGCCATACATACCATTGGTTTCCCAGGACTCGCGATAGCGTCACCACGCTGAACGCCGACCACGCCGCAATGTAGCTGCCGATAAAGTTCCCCAGATGCGTGTACCACCAGAACATCTTCTCCTTCGGCTTGCGCACGAATGAGATTATCTGCTGAGCCGAGACACGCATTCCGATCAATCCAAAGACCACACCGACGATTGGAATCACCTCCATCGTGGCGGGCCGGAACCAGCTTAACCACGCCAGCAGCGTGCTCGTCGCAAAAGTAATCACCGCGGCGATCCAATCGATGGGCCCGGCACTACCGTCGCGGGCCAGATCCTTCAACCGCAATACGCGATAGCCTGAAAATGCGAAGTAGAAGCTGAAGACCGAGACGAGCGCCAGAAACCGCACCGGGAAGAAGAACGCCATAGGAACGGCGGTGAACGCAACGGCTCCCATCGACCACAGGTACACCATGCCCCAGCGTTTATGCTGCTTGCCTCCCTTGGCCGTCGCCAGGGCTATAGGAGCCAGCAGGAACGACATGGCTCCCGCTGCAATATGAATGGTCAGAAACAGCTTTACCCACAACGGATCATGCGCATGTGCCGACATTGTTTCCTCCTACACCTTCTTCGATTTCTTCCTGCTCTCCAGCTCGTCCAGTTTCTTCAACGTCTCCCTGCCCCATCGCACCAGTGCCTCGCTGCGATGTCTCCCAAAGCTCAATGTCATCAGCCAGTACGGCAGCTGCGGATCGTTGGCCTCCTCGCGCCGGAGCTGTTTTTCTATAGCCGCAAAATGTTTTAGCGTCGCCTGATGTGTCGCGATAAAGCTTTCGACATGCTGCCGGTTCACCTCGGCCGATACGTGGCTACCAAAGAAAAGCTTCAGCAGCAGCTCGCTGCGTGACGTCTCCACCTGCGTGATCGGTTCACGCAGCCATGCCTTCAGCCTCTCCTTGCCTGCCGGCGTCAACGAGAAGACATTTCTGTCGGGCTTCCCCTTCGTGCGCTCGGTCTTCTTCTCGACCAGCCCCGCGGCTGCCATCCGCTTAAGCGATGGGTAAATCTGTCCGTAACTCTCGCTCCAGAAGTGCCCGATCGACCGATCAATCAAGGCTCGCATGTCATAGCCCGACATAGGGCACAGAGTCAAAAGCCCCAGCAGCGCATTCGATGTCGTTCCCTGATCGGCCTTTTTCGTTTTCATGACTTAAAGATATATATCTTTTAGATATAAGAACGCAAATCACGACGAAGAAGTTCCAATAAAAATTTAGGGACAGGCCCTGAAGGCCTGTCCCTAAATCCTATCCATGCCCGCAATCTCCTTTAGAACTCCCAGCGCAGCAGCGTGGCACCCACGGTAAAACCAGCACCAACGCTGGCCAGCAACACCAGATCGCCCTTCTTCAGCCGCCCGTCGTCGATGGCCGTCTGCATCGCCAGCGGGATGGTTCCTGCGGTCGTATTGCCAAAGCGATCGATATTGATGACCACGCGATCCTCCGGCATCCCAAGCCGTTCTGCCGTCGAAAGAATGATGCGCTTGTTCGCCTGGTGGGGAATGAAGCAGCCCAGCTCGTTGCCCTCTACGCCATTGCGCTTGAGGATTATCTCCGAAGCCTCGGCCATCTTGCGTACGGCGAACTTGTAGACCGCCTGACCGTCCTGATGGACATAGTGCATCTTCTTCGCCACGGTCTCTTCCGTCGTTGGATTCAGGCTTCCTCCGCCCGGCATGTTCAGCGAGACGCCGCCGGAGCCATCGATCTCATGCCAGAAGTCGACCAGGCCGATCTCGCCCTCTGCGCACGGCTCCAGCAACACAGCACCCGCGCCGTCGCCAAAGATCACGCACGTCGCTCGATCCGTGTAGTCGATGATCGAGCTCATCACGTCGGCTCCAATCACCAACACCTTCTTATGCACACCGCTCTCCACCAACTTCGCGCCCACCTGCAACGCATACGGAAAGCCTGAGCAAGCCGCCGAGAGGTCGAATCCCCACGCACCGGGAACGCCCAGCTTGTTCTGCACCAGGCAGGCCGTCGCCGGAAACATCATGTCGGGCGTGACGGTGGCGACGATGATGACCTCCACCTCGGTTGCCGGAATGCCGCGCTGCTCCAGGCAGCGCTTCGCCGCCGCAACGGCCAGATCGCTGGTGGCTACGCCCTTATCGACAAGGTGACGCTCGCGAATTCCCGTCCGCTCCACGATCCACTGATCGTTCGTCTCCACCATCTTTTCCAGATCGGCGTTCGTTAACAGACGCGGAGGAACATAGGTTCCAACCGAAGAAATCTTTGCCCGCACCTGTGTCCGCGGCTTCAATGTAAGACTCAAACGCTCACCTCAACCTAATGCTTCGCACGAAAATGAATAGCCATTCACAACGCCAACCATTCTTACCGAGAATAACAACTCTGTCACGTTCCCGGCACACAGCTCTGCCATGCAGCATGCGCCGCACCTTGTCATTCTCAATCATCTTGTCCGGTGGAGAGTGGTGGGAGGAACCCGCGATGGCACATAAAGGACGCCAAAATTAAAAATGTACCGGGCGACCCACTGCGCCCGTAATGACCCGTTACCGTTGCTTCCTTCCGGACCTGGCGGGGTTGGCGGGATTACGTCGCGTAGGACCCGGCACACGATCTAGTCTACCATCCTCGCGCCCTTCGACGCATCCACAGCCTGCTACCCTTGACAGTGCATCTATGCTGGCGCCTGCGGAGAACGAAGCAGTCCAAACCTACTACCGTGAGCGCCTCGCCGCACTTGAGGTGGAACAACAGCACGTCATTACGGGCCGTCAGCAGCATCGCATCTTTCTCGTTGGCTGCGCCGCGCTCTTTCTCTTCCTGGGCCTCGGCTCGCATTCCACCTCGCCATGGATTGTCTCCATTCCGGCCGTTGCCTTCGCGGTCTCTCTTCCTGCGTACATCGGCCGGCAGAATGAGCTGCTTCGTATCCACCGTTTGCAGGTTTTCTACGACATCGGCATTGCGCGCGTCGATGGAACCAATCCTCAATCGGGTCATACCGGCGAGGAGTTCCATTCGCCAGCGCATCTCTACGATCACGATCTTAACGTTCTGGGCTCTAGTTCTCTCTTCGGCCTGCTCGCCACTACCCGCACCGGCATAGGCCGCCGCGGGTTAGCTCATCTTCTTCTCGACCCCATCACTCCCACTGAAGTTCTGGAACGCCAGCAATGTGTGCAGGAGCTGGCGCCGCTCCCCGCGCTTCGCGAGCAACTCGCGCTTCTCGGTCCGTCTCGCTTTCAGGACGCTCCCGCCTCCGCGTTCGATTCCTGGCTCGCCTCCCCACCACCGCGCTTTAATCCAGCCATCACTCCCGCGCTCGTTCTTATCTCCATCGCTGTCCTCTCACTCCTTTTCTGCGGGATCTTTCACTTTCTTTCCTGGCCCAGTATCTTTCCGGTGCTTGCAGCGTGTTTCGCTCTTCAGGGACTTATCTTCCTCTCAGTAAGAAGCAAAGTTCTACCTATCCTCAACGCCTCCCGCGTCTCCTCGCAGATGCAGCTCTTCCATGACGGCGTCGATCTCTTCCTGAAGCAGCAATTCAATACGACACACCTGCAACACCTGCAGCAGATTCTTCGCGAGCCCATGCCTGCCCTGCCTGCACTTCGCCGCATTCAGAGCCAGTTTGTCATCGTCGAGCAACTCAAGAAGGAATACGCTGTTGTCCTTTCCATCCTGTTCTCGACCGGCACGCACGCCGCCATCAACATCGCGAACTGGAAGCCACTTATGCCGCTGCCATGCCGCAGTGGTTGCAAGCCTGGGCGAGCTTCGAGGCTCTCTGCGCCATCGCCAACTATGCCTTCGAGCATCCTCGAGATGTGTACCCCACATTTTCTCCACTCGACAAGCCCGCCGTCTTTTACGCCTCGGCGCTCGGCCATCCGCTGATCTCTGTCGCCACCTGCGTTCGCAACGACATTGCACTCGATACCTCCACACGCTTCTATCTCATCAGTGGCTCTAACATGGCCGGCAAATCAACCCTGCTGCGTTCTATCGGACTCAATGCCGTGCTCGCCTACGCTGGTGCTCCCGTCCGCGCCAGCTCGCTGCACCTCACCTTCTTCACCATCGGTGCCTCGCTCGCACTCACCGACTCCCTTGCCGATGGGAAATCCAAGTTCCTTGCTGAGGTTGAGCGCCTCAGCGCCATCCTCACAGCCAGCAAACAATCCCCTACGCTCTTTCTTATCGACGAGCTCTTCAGCGGAACCAACTCGCACGACCGGGCCATTGCCGCCGGTGCCGTTCTTCGCGATCTCCTGCACAATCACGCCATTGGAGCACTCTCCACCCACGACCTTGCGCTCACCGGCCTGGCTACTCCTCAGACGCACGGCATCAATGTGCACATGGCCAGCCCCGAACCCAACGATCCTCTCGCCTTCGACTTTCTTCTCAAACCCGGCGTCAATCCCACCTCCAATGCTCTTGCCATCGTTCGCATGATGGGCATCGATCCGGATTCGTAAAAACCGTTAGCAGCCCACGGCCAGAGGTTTGTCGCTGCCGTGGTACTCTTGCTGCCATGAAAGTGGTCCTGCCAATTTTCCTAGCAGCCTCCATAATTGCTTACGCGCAGGACATCCACGTTCGCGTCGATCCCGCAGCGCCACACGCCGATCCCGGCAACGAAAATCGCACCGTTTTTCCTACGATCCAGAATGCGCTGGACCATCACCCCTGGCCCGCCGCTGGATCGCTCGGAAAAGATGGCAGCCCCGCACGCGTCTATATCGAGATCGAGCCCGGCATCTATCACGAGCGCGTGATCGTCACGCAGAACCATCCCAACATCACTCTCATCGGCAAAGGCAAATCTCCTGAAGATGTCGTCATCACGAACTCGCTGAACGCCAGGCAGGCAGGCGGGACCTTCTTTACCCAGACCGTTGAGGTAAACGGGGATGGCTTCGAAGCCGACAACCTCACCTTCGAGAACTCCGCCGGAAACACCGGCCAGGCCGTCGCGATTGCCGTCCGCTCCGACCGCGCCATCTTCAAGCATTGCCGCTTCCTCGGCCATCAGGACACGCTTTTCGCCGATTACGGCCGTCAGTACTACATCGATTCCTACATCGAGGGCGGCGTGGACTTCATCTTCGGCAACGCCGCCGCTGTCTTCGATCGTTCCGAGCTGCACGCCAACGGCCCCGGCTACCTTACCGCACAGTCGCGCACCTCCGCCGATCAGTCCACGGGTTACGTCATCATCAACAGCAACGTCACCAGCAGCATCGATCACACCGGCGGCAATGCTGCACGAACCACCACAGCCCTCGGCCGTCCGTGGCGTCCCTACTCGCGGGTCGTCTCTATCCATACCGAGCTCCCTGCCGACCTGGACCCCGCTGGCTGGAATAATTGGAACAATCCCGCAAACGAAAAGACTGCCTACTATGCCGAATTCGGCAACAAAGGCCCCGGCGCCAACGTTCTCCATCGCGTGCCGTGGTCGCATCCGCTCACCGCCGAGCAGGCTAACCAGTTTCTGCCGCAGAACTTTCTCCGTGGCAAGGACCATTGGGACCCGATTCAAGAGGCAGCCAGACTTCCTTAACTCATTTTTGTTCGCCAAAATTCATTGGCACCTACAGCCAGAAGCAGCTACACTTCCCTGACAACAAAAGGAAGGCAGGAAAAACCTTTGAACAATCGTTTGTCTCGACGAACATTCGCCAAACTTTTCGGCTCCGCGGCACTTGCTCCAACTGTTCTTCCCGCCTTCGCGGCACCGTCCGGCGCAGGCTCCGCGCCGACACCGCATCCTTTTCCTAAAGGCTTTCTGTGGGGATCGGCTACGGCCTCGTATCAGGTCGAAGGCGCTGTCAACGAAGACGGACGCGGCCCATCCATCTGGGACACCTTCTCGCACACGCCCGGTAAGACCAACAACGGCGACACAGGCGACGTTGCCAACGACCACTACCATCGCTACAAGAGCGACATCCAGCTCATGAAAGCGCTTGGCCTCCAGACCTACCGCTTCTCCGTCGCGTGGCCACGCATCTTCCCAACCGGAACGGGCACTCCTAACCCAAAGGGCCTCGATTTCTATAACCGCCTCGTCGACGAGTTGCTCGCCAACAACATTCAGCCCTACTGCACGCTCTTCCACTGGGACCTCCCGCAGGCGCTCGAAGACAAAGGCGGCTGGCAGTCGCGCGATACCTCCGAAGCCTTCGCCAACT is a genomic window containing:
- a CDS encoding menaquinone biosynthesis protein, which translates into the protein MRTFSHPVHVAAINFLNPAPLMWDFEHPPLAAKLAERYQLHYTLPSLCADELLAGRADLGLIPIASLTPSLAIVPGCTIASLGHVRSIQLIVKAPLTLEQVRTVAADNASRSSRAYAEILFRRFLRTSPAFLTQPADPVTMLRNADAALLIGDPALLALESRSQIEAAVGPCQWFDLANEWRTRTGLPWVAAVWAVRPESLAQSHVTASTLIDDLIRSRDHGLAHTDDLVAEWVPRIALPAETIHHYLTANIHYTLTPECIRTIEVFREYAAGEGILPSLPSLHFV
- a CDS encoding pectinesterase family protein, producing MKVVLPIFLAASIIAYAQDIHVRVDPAAPHADPGNENRTVFPTIQNALDHHPWPAAGSLGKDGSPARVYIEIEPGIYHERVIVTQNHPNITLIGKGKSPEDVVITNSLNARQAGGTFFTQTVEVNGDGFEADNLTFENSAGNTGQAVAIAVRSDRAIFKHCRFLGHQDTLFADYGRQYYIDSYIEGGVDFIFGNAAAVFDRSELHANGPGYLTAQSRTSADQSTGYVIINSNVTSSIDHTGGNAARTTTALGRPWRPYSRVVSIHTELPADLDPAGWNNWNNPANEKTAYYAEFGNKGPGANVLHRVPWSHPLTAEQANQFLPQNFLRGKDHWDPIQEAARLP
- a CDS encoding YqaA family protein, yielding MISTVTSLGADTAGTAIEIVAPRYPRSPLLHFLFSFGLFGLFFVALVDSSFVPLPIPGLTDIMLILMAARHTNPFLLVAIASVGGAIGGLVSYRVGRSGGMALLERRVPPRIFNLVCEWMERHAILSIALPALLPPPVPLTPFVLAAGALKLPRKKFLIAFITSRTARYAIDVLLGLHYGRHILRGWNHLSAKYSTPILVVLWTAIGLSCGFAVWKLYKASKSVSPQSFVPPTKSVV
- a CDS encoding beta-ketoacyl-ACP synthase III, translating into MSLTLKPRTQVRAKISSVGTYVPPRLLTNADLEKMVETNDQWIVERTGIRERHLVDKGVATSDLAVAAAKRCLEQRGIPATEVEVIIVATVTPDMMFPATACLVQNKLGVPGAWGFDLSAACSGFPYALQVGAKLVESGVHKKVLVIGADVMSSIIDYTDRATCVIFGDGAGAVLLEPCAEGEIGLVDFWHEIDGSGGVSLNMPGGGSLNPTTEETVAKKMHYVHQDGQAVYKFAVRKMAEASEIILKRNGVEGNELGCFIPHQANKRIILSTAERLGMPEDRVVINIDRFGNTTAGTIPLAMQTAIDDGRLKKGDLVLLASVGAGFTVGATLLRWEF
- a CDS encoding DUF2306 domain-containing protein, whose translation is MSAHAHDPLWVKLFLTIHIAAGAMSFLLAPIALATAKGGKQHKRWGMVYLWSMGAVAFTAVPMAFFFPVRFLALVSVFSFYFAFSGYRVLRLKDLARDGSAGPIDWIAAVITFATSTLLAWLSWFRPATMEVIPIVGVVFGLIGMRVSAQQIISFVRKPKEKMFWWYTHLGNFIGSYIAAWSAFSVVTLSRVLGNQWYVWLWPVMIGIPAIIITTAYYKRKFAPRPKSPAVA
- a CDS encoding MutS-related protein; this encodes MYPTFSPLDKPAVFYASALGHPLISVATCVRNDIALDTSTRFYLISGSNMAGKSTLLRSIGLNAVLAYAGAPVRASSLHLTFFTIGASLALTDSLADGKSKFLAEVERLSAILTASKQSPTLFLIDELFSGTNSHDRAIAAGAVLRDLLHNHAIGALSTHDLALTGLATPQTHGINVHMASPEPNDPLAFDFLLKPGVNPTSNALAIVRMMGIDPDS
- a CDS encoding PadR family transcriptional regulator, which gives rise to MKTKKADQGTTSNALLGLLTLCPMSGYDMRALIDRSIGHFWSESYGQIYPSLKRMAAAGLVEKKTERTKGKPDRNVFSLTPAGKERLKAWLREPITQVETSRSELLLKLFFGSHVSAEVNRQHVESFIATHQATLKHFAAIEKQLRREEANDPQLPYWLMTLSFGRHRSEALVRWGRETLKKLDELESRKKSKKV